GGCATACCTATAATCACGGAACAGGAATTTTTAGTAATGATTTAAATAAAGTGTATGGATTATTTTATTATCAGTGCAGTACTAGTTTTTATTTCGGCAATTTTTGGATATATCAATGTCCGATTTTTAAAGTTGCCCAACACTATTGGACTGATGCTAATAACCATTGTGTTTACCTTGGCCGTTTTTGTTATTGGCTATGTGGACGATACGCTGTTGAATGCCGAAAGGTATATTATTTCCAAAATCGATTTTAAGACCGTGCTCTTGGATATCATGCTAAGCTTTCTGCTTTTTGCCGGTGCCCTGCATACTAACTTTGAGCAATTGAAAGTACAGAGATGGCCTATTTTGGTATTTTCCACGCTGGGCGTTTTGGTATCGACCTTTTTGGTAGGGACGATAATGTTCTATTTGTTGAAAATGACCCCTATGCAAGTGGATTATATACATTGTTTACTTTTTGGGGCACTCATTTCCCCAACCGATCCTATCGCCGTTTTGGGAATCTTGAAACAAGCTGGAGCTCCCAAAAAATTGGAAACCAAGATTGTAGGCGAGTCCCTGTTCAACGATGGGGTAGGGGTAGTCGTGTTTTTGACGATTTTTAAAATGGCCTCCTCAGGTGGGTCACCAGTAGAACCCATCGAAATTTTGGAGCTTTTTGGTGTTGAAGTAATCGGTGGTATTCTTTGGGGATTATTGATTGGTTGGATTACGTACCGAATGATGCGAAGTATAGATGATTATGATATTGAGGTCATTATTACGCTTGCCGCGGTAATGATGGGTACGGTGGTGGCCCAAAAGTTACATCTTTCCGCACCGTTGGCCATGGTAACGGCAGGCTTGGTCGTGGGGAACGATACGGTGCGAAATTCGGCCATGTCCGAAACCACTGAAACCTATGTGGACAAGTTTTGGGAGCTGTTGGATATTTTGTTGAACACCTTATTATTTGTACTAATAGGTATGGAGATGTTGGTCATCAGTTTTGAAACGAGTTACATTGTGGCCGGCTTGATTGCTATCCCCATAGTTCTAGGTTGTCGCTATTTGAGCTTGCTTATGCCTATTAAATTTTTTGAAAAAAAATTGGATTTTGTTCCGGGTACCAGTTTGGTCATGACTTGGGGCGGACTGCGGGGAGGTATTTCCATTGCCTTGGCTTTGGGGCTTACCCAAGATATGAATAGGGACCTATTTTTGGTCATCACCTATGTGGTCGTGGTCTTTTCCATCATCGCCCAAGGTTTAACCGTTGGTAGTCTGGTAAAACGCGTTGCAAAATGATACCCAAGGATTACGCCGAATTTGAAGTAACTTTATCAGGTTCCCAACCACCGCCTGATTGGCCAGAAGGGCTTAAGTCCCTTTGGTTCGATGCCA
Above is a window of Maribacter algicola DNA encoding:
- a CDS encoding cation:proton antiporter, which translates into the protein MDYFIISAVLVFISAIFGYINVRFLKLPNTIGLMLITIVFTLAVFVIGYVDDTLLNAERYIISKIDFKTVLLDIMLSFLLFAGALHTNFEQLKVQRWPILVFSTLGVLVSTFLVGTIMFYLLKMTPMQVDYIHCLLFGALISPTDPIAVLGILKQAGAPKKLETKIVGESLFNDGVGVVVFLTIFKMASSGGSPVEPIEILELFGVEVIGGILWGLLIGWITYRMMRSIDDYDIEVIITLAAVMMGTVVAQKLHLSAPLAMVTAGLVVGNDTVRNSAMSETTETYVDKFWELLDILLNTLLFVLIGMEMLVISFETSYIVAGLIAIPIVLGCRYLSLLMPIKFFEKKLDFVPGTSLVMTWGGLRGGISIALALGLTQDMNRDLFLVITYVVVVFSIIAQGLTVGSLVKRVAK